One window of the Amycolatopsis mediterranei genome contains the following:
- a CDS encoding inositol monophosphatase family protein, protein MTEHAALLDVAREAVAKATEIVRSRPSFSVSAKGDRDLVTDVDTAVEDALREFLTAETPEIGILGEERGRSGDGGGRWWALDPIDGTANFARGIPLCGISLALVDGEHSTVAAITLPYLGVTYTAARGEGAFANGERVGASTATELSDAMIAVGDFAIGELAEEKNRARLTLLSDLGARAQKIRMLGTAAIDLAWVADGKLDAALILSNNPWDTMAGVLLVREAGGVVVDRDGSEHTVGSEATIAVGAGLRKEIVDALDRAYGVVR, encoded by the coding sequence ATGACCGAGCATGCCGCACTACTGGACGTCGCGCGCGAGGCCGTGGCGAAGGCGACGGAGATCGTCAGGTCGCGCCCGAGTTTTTCCGTTTCCGCGAAAGGCGATCGCGATCTGGTGACCGACGTCGACACCGCGGTCGAGGACGCGCTGCGGGAGTTCCTCACCGCCGAGACGCCGGAGATCGGGATCCTCGGCGAGGAGCGCGGCCGCAGCGGGGACGGCGGCGGCCGCTGGTGGGCGCTCGACCCCATCGACGGGACCGCCAACTTCGCCCGCGGAATTCCGCTCTGCGGGATTTCCCTGGCGCTGGTGGACGGCGAGCACAGCACGGTCGCCGCGATCACGCTGCCGTACCTCGGCGTCACCTACACCGCAGCGCGCGGCGAAGGCGCCTTCGCGAACGGAGAGCGCGTCGGCGCTTCCACCGCGACGGAATTGTCCGACGCGATGATCGCCGTCGGGGACTTCGCGATCGGCGAGCTCGCCGAGGAGAAGAACCGCGCGCGGCTGACGCTGCTGTCGGACCTCGGCGCGCGGGCGCAGAAGATCCGGATGCTCGGCACGGCGGCCATCGACCTCGCCTGGGTGGCGGACGGAAAGCTCGACGCCGCACTGATCCTGTCCAACAACCCGTGGGACACCATGGCCGGCGTGCTGCTCGTGCGGGAGGCCGGCGGTGTCGTCGTCGACCGCGACGGCAGCGAGCACACGGTCGGTTCCGAGGCGACGATCGCCGTCGGCGCCGGGCTGCGCAAGGAGATCGTGGACGCACTTGATCGGGCGTACGGGGTTGTTCGTTAG
- a CDS encoding serine/threonine-protein kinase yields the protein MLVESRRIRDRYRLLEPIGGGAMGTVWRAQDEKLDRTVAIKELLLPHDHDEQRTQEAKNRAMREARIAARLQHSHAITVFAVLEEEDRPWLVMEYLPSKSLALVLGEEPATVDDAIRVGVQISSALAGAHRAGVVHRDVKPANILVSEDGTAKITDFGISRAIGDVKLTATGEIAGTPAYLAPEVARGEDADFAADVFSLGATLYAAVEGQSPYGTADNPIALLYKASSGEIVPPEKAGRLTPLLLRMLASEPAERPSMDEVEQELLALLPDAEPGDSVLAATVPETELPAVPTVPAAVSVPAGEVTTVSPGARKGLIAVGAGAALLCVAVVVAILLVVRQRAPQDNNVAAPPSQTPSTSASATPSTQPSTPAPSSPPTSATSAPSTAPTSQTVSTVSSSKTAAQALSDYYSLLPGNPQAAWNLLTDKFRASRNQTYERYKNFWGQYRVVQATSVKEVGPNRVTAHVTYDGGNPENDTFTLVQDNGVWKIDSQS from the coding sequence ATGCTCGTGGAAAGTCGCCGGATCCGCGATCGGTACCGGCTGCTCGAGCCGATCGGCGGCGGCGCGATGGGCACGGTGTGGCGGGCCCAGGACGAAAAGCTCGACCGCACCGTGGCGATCAAGGAACTCCTGCTGCCGCACGACCACGACGAGCAACGCACCCAGGAGGCGAAGAACCGCGCGATGCGCGAGGCGCGGATCGCCGCCCGGCTCCAGCATTCCCACGCGATCACCGTGTTCGCCGTCCTCGAGGAGGAGGACCGGCCGTGGCTGGTGATGGAGTACCTGCCGTCGAAGAGCTTGGCACTGGTGCTCGGCGAGGAGCCGGCCACGGTGGACGACGCCATCCGCGTCGGCGTGCAGATCAGCTCGGCGCTGGCCGGCGCGCACCGCGCCGGGGTGGTGCACCGCGACGTGAAGCCGGCCAACATCCTGGTTTCCGAGGACGGCACGGCGAAGATCACCGACTTCGGCATCTCGCGCGCGATCGGTGACGTCAAGCTGACGGCCACCGGGGAGATCGCCGGAACGCCCGCGTACCTCGCGCCCGAAGTGGCCCGCGGCGAAGACGCGGACTTCGCCGCCGACGTCTTCTCGCTCGGGGCCACGCTGTACGCCGCCGTCGAGGGACAGTCGCCGTACGGCACCGCCGACAACCCGATCGCCTTGCTCTACAAGGCCTCCAGCGGCGAGATCGTGCCGCCGGAGAAGGCGGGCCGGCTGACGCCGCTGCTGCTGCGGATGCTGGCCTCCGAGCCGGCCGAGCGCCCGTCGATGGACGAAGTCGAGCAGGAGCTGCTGGCGCTCCTGCCGGACGCGGAGCCCGGCGATTCGGTGCTCGCGGCGACGGTGCCGGAAACCGAGCTCCCCGCTGTCCCGACCGTGCCGGCCGCCGTCTCCGTGCCCGCGGGCGAGGTCACCACGGTGTCGCCGGGCGCGCGCAAGGGCCTGATCGCCGTCGGGGCGGGCGCGGCGCTGCTGTGCGTGGCGGTCGTCGTGGCGATCCTGCTGGTCGTGCGGCAGCGGGCGCCGCAGGACAACAACGTGGCCGCACCGCCGTCGCAGACGCCGTCCACCTCGGCGTCCGCGACTCCCTCGACGCAGCCGTCGACGCCTGCGCCCTCTTCGCCACCGACGTCGGCGACCTCGGCGCCGTCGACCGCGCCGACCTCGCAGACGGTTTCGACGGTGTCCTCGTCGAAGACGGCGGCGCAGGCGCTGAGCGACTACTACTCGCTGCTCCCGGGCAATCCGCAGGCGGCGTGGAACCTGCTCACGGACAAGTTCCGGGCCTCGCGCAACCAGACGTACGAGAGGTACAAGAACTTCTGGGGCCAGTACC